The bacterium genome contains the following window.
GAAGTCGTTGTCGGGAAGAAAGCCGCGCAAATCGCTGAGCATAAAAGGGACTTTCCACTCCCGTTTCCGCCCGCAACGATGTTGGTCGCCGGACTGCCGAACCTCCACGTTACCTGTTCTGCACCAAGCAGCGATATCCTGCCTGAAAGCTGAACATAATGCAACAGAAAGCTATTCGGACTTGAGTGTGTGGAAAAGACGTGCACCGCGGACAATTCGGACCTCAATGTGGACAAATCATATTTACTATAGCAACAAATATACGGTCACTGCCTCGCAAAGACAAGCATAAAGCTGAACTTGCCTTTTCAAGTCGTCGGTCCAGTTTCATCGGAAACAGAACTTCATAACTGTTTTTACGTAATTTGCCGATCAGCGCGATGACTCGACGGTTCACCACTTGTTCTTTTTGTCAGTTCATGCCTCAGGTCGCGGTCTATAGCCACTTACCGGAAAAATCATTAGGTTAGACTTGGGTTCCAGTTCATAAATTTACGTGACCCACATGCGACTCGGACTACTCCTCTCCTTGATGGCAGGGATCCTCTGCTCAGTCTCAGCTCTCCAGGCTGATGATTACGTTCGCCTGAAAGACGGGCGGATCATAAAAGGTGCTGTGCTCAGGCAGGACACGCTCGCCGTCTATCTTTCACCGTGGGACCAGCGGCATCTAAGACAACCAGATTTGCAGGTTTTCGGGCGCGACGAGGTCGAATCTATCTGGCTTGGATCCCCACCAAAGACTGTCGCAGCTCGGACATATCACTTGCGGCCGGGCCTCATCGAAATCGGCGGCGGGCTGAGCTTTCAAACATGGTCCGCAAGTGTGCATGAGCGCCGCTTCCTGACACAATTCTCTCTGCAGGGCGGCTATTCAGTTACAAAACTTCTTGGCACCGAGGTCATTGCCGACTTCACGTTACCATGGGGTAAGAAGTCAGACATGCAATATGACTCTCTCAGATTCGGCTATCAAGTCGCGTTGCACGTCGTCGGCATGCTCGATTTAGGCAAACCGTGGGTCCCCTTTGCCTATGCAGGCGGCGGGAGCGCGCTGGAAGTGCCACGCGGAGGACTCGTGCTGACGACTTCAGACGATGTTCGCAGTTTGCTGGATGTCGGGATCGGCGTAAAGGCCGGCTTCAACGGAATTGCTCTGCGCACGGAACTCCGTCACGCTTATTACACTTGGACACCTGACCGGTCCGACGCTGAAGGTATCCGCCTCCCGAGTCAGAACGCTGACGCCACTACATTTAAAGTTTCCCTTTTCACCTACTTCTAAGCACGTGTCACTATGTTCTCGCACAAGTCGTTATTGTTAGCCGTCGTATTACTACTGACAGGCTCAACACTTCACGCCGAATACATCGCCGCAAAGTTAGCCACGTCTTTTGTGAACAGTACGTCTGTCACCGACGGAGTGTTTTCCGGTTGGCAAGTCATGCGCAGTTCGGAAGATGCATCTACCGTTCTGCTGTGGGGCCAGCCGGTGTCGCTGGGACGTCGATCTCCGGAAGAAGTCGCAATCGTGGTACAACGCGAGTTAAGTCTTGATTCGGAGTTTGAATTGTTGGCGAACAACCCGGCTCCTGCGCGCACTTATCTCGTCTACCGGCAGATTGTTCAAGGACACCCTGTGCTGTCTGGCCGATTGGACATCGTACTGAACCGGCAGGGAGAAGTTTCGCGTGTTCGCATCAGCGACTTTTCGGAGTGGCACGTTGCAGCGACTCACAAGCTCTCGCAATTTGTTGCCGGCGACTACCTTGCAGCAATCCTTGAACCCGCAAACTGGCAAGTCGAGAACGACGCAACCTTTGCCTGTTGGTATCCCGACCTTGCAACGCGTAGTCTTCGGCCGGCTTATTGGCTTAAACTTGCAGGTCCACTTTCCCATCAACGTCATGCGGGAATTGTGGATGCGAGTAACGGTGAAATCATTCTCGAATGGAGCGGCATCGCGCACGACGTCTTCAACTTGAGCATGGAGTTGCCTTATTGGCAGCCTTACGATCATAGCCCGGTTGCCTTTGGCCCTTGCGCATTTCAGAACGTGAGCATCAATGATGCGTCCTATGTGACATCGCTGTCGGGCACGGTCAATACGGAAGCCGGTTCGCACGCGGACGTGATCAACAGCCTTACCGGAACGTATGTCTGGGTTACCAACGACGACACGGGCGAGGAGTCGCTACGCGCAGGTCAGTGGAATGCTCCGTTCGGCCCTGTGATTTGGAATTGGACTACGGATGACGCTACGCGCCCTGAACTGAATCTGTACTATCACACAGAGTTCGTTCACGATTGGTATAAGGTTCTCGATCCTGCTTACAATGCACTGGATTATCCGATGCCTGCGGTCGCCAATTATGGCAGCTCCTACGACAACGCCTTCTGGAACGGCTATGGCACGTATTATGGTTCAGGCAGCACGTATGGCAATTTTGCCATGTTTTCCGACGTCATTTATCACGAGTACAATCATGGCGTCACTGACGGCGTCTATCCGGAAGGGATGCTGCCCTACACAGGACAATCCGGAGCGATGAACGAAGCATGGTCGGACTACTTCGCCTGCACGATCAACAACGATCCGCTGATGGGTGAATGGCTGACGGGAAATCCCAATAGTTCGCTGCGCAATCTCGAGAGCACGATTCGCTTTCCGCAGAATTGGGTGGGGCAGGTGCACACGGACAGTCCGTTCATTTCCGCGCCGCTTTGGCGGCTGCGCAATTGGCTTGGTGCTGGCTACACAGATTCGCTCGGACACTTCGCACGGTACGCGCTCTCGGAGACATTTTTTGACTATCTCGTCGCCGTACTCGAGGCCGACGATCTCGACGGAAATTTGACAAACGGCACACCTCATGACGCGGAGATCTACGAGGCATTCGGCCGTAGCGGAATCGGCCCCGGAACTGCGCCGCATTTTCAGATTCAGAGCATCGTCTTTGACGACGGCCAAAGCGGAAATGGACTGCTTGAAGCGGGCGAGACCGCAGCCTTGACGTTCACTCTGTTCAATGACGTCGACCTGTTTCCTCCTGCGGCCGCCAATGTCCAATTGAACGCGTCGGTAAGTGATCCTCTGCTTAGCCTGAGCAACGCGACGTTCAACCTCGGCACGCTCGGACCACGGGACAGTATGACGATTGGCCCCGTTCAAGTGTCAGTAGCAGGGAACTCACACGATCATTGGGGAGTCATACACCTCACAATTTCCGCAGATCAACTTGAGTTTCCCTTTGAGACAACACTCGAATTCACGATTGGCATACCAAAGCTTCATGTCGTGACCAGAGACATGTCATCGGATGTTGACAAGTATGTAACCGGCACCTTGCGCGAGATGGACAGGATCTACCAGCACAAACGCGTGGCACCGGGTTCGACTCTTGATCTCAGTTTGCTTCCTGATACAGGTATGGTCATCTGGTTATCCGGCAATCTCGTGAACTCGGGATTAACCGCTGAAGACCAAACAGTGCTTGAAAACTTCGTTACCGGTGGTGGACGACTGGTCATGTCCGGCAAACGCATTCTTGGTGGTCTTGAGGGTTCAGATTTTGCTCGAGAGTTTCTAGGAGTGGACGACAACGGAGTTTCCCGAATCCGTATGACGACGACTATGGCATCTCCGTTCCCGCCGGACGAGTCGTATCTCCTGACCGGTTCAGGCGGAGCGGCGAATCAGGACAGCATGACCATTCTGGAATTGGTGGGAGAAGCGGATGCCGTGCTGCGTTACGGCCCCGCAGGCGCAAACTACGCTGGAATTGTAGGCCCCGTGAGTCAGCGTACTCTGGTGCTTGGTTTCGGTATGGAAGCTGTTGCAGACAACACTCCCATCGGCAATCGCCCCCGTTCGGAATTCCTCGCTCACATTCTTGAGTGGGCCGGTCAACCTATGTCAACCCCCGAATTTGACTCCCCCGCGGTCGCGCCAAATGACTTTGCTTTGCAAGCCGCCTATCCCAATCCTTTCAACAGCAGCGTCCGAATCGAGTATACCATCGGAGCCGCACGTGAAGCGAGTCTCTTGATTTACGACGTTCTGGGGAGAGAAGTGCATCGCACCATGCTCACCTCTTTAAATGGATCCTATGACTGGACACCCACACTTGCGTCGGGCGTCTACTTCGCCGTGCTTCACTCCGCGCAACAGATTACGCCGCCGCAGAAGCTCTTGCTGATGCGCTAAGCTCCAAAATAGGACAGTTGATTCAACGAGCAGAAAGCCGGAACTCATAGGAGTCCCGGCTTTCTGCTTGAATAACCGCATGAGTATTTAGCGACCTACACTCTGCCTCGCTTCTGACATTTAGGGCAAAAGAAGGTCGACCGTTGCGCCTGCACAAGCCGTTTGATCACTCCTCCGCAGCACAGGCACGCTTCTCCTGCCCGATCATACACCCGAAACTCCTTCTGATAGGATCCGTACTTCCCGTCCGGACTCATGAAATCCCGCAATGTTGATCCACCTCGTTCGAGCGCGCTGCTGAGGACCTCAGGTACAGCGTCGCAAAGTGCCGCACATTGAGCGAGCGTCAAACGATTCGCCGCTTTGCGTGGGTCAATCCCTGCGACCCAACACACCTCGCTCGCATAGATGTTTCCAATCCCCGCCCAAATGGTCTGATCAAGCAGTACGGGCTTGATCGCCTGCGTTCTGGTCTTCAAGACGCTCTTTAGCTGCGCCGCACCGATCTGTTCTTCCAACGGCTCCCAGCCTAATCCTGAAAGCTCGCGACTCACTTTCGCGTCGCCGTAGAATCGCATCGTCCCGAGTGTTCGAACGTCTTTGAAATAGAGCGTATCATGACCGTCGTCAAGTGGAAACCCCGCCCTCAGGTGAATGTGTGGCTCCTGCTCGGTAGCTGCGACGAAAAGTCGTCCTGTCATTCGCAAGTGTACGAGCAGGACTCCTTGCTCAAGTTCGAGCAGGATATACTTGCCGCGGCGCTTTACGTCTTGAACCCGCTGGCCGTTGACAAGTTTGGAGAACTGTTTGACAGACGTATTGCCAAGCTGCCTCGGCACTCTTGACCATGCCCCTCGCAGCACTCGCCCCTTGAGCTTTGGACGCAATTCTCTGACTGCCGTTTCGACTTCGGGAAGCTCAGGCATCGCGAATCACTTTTAGAAAGTCACCTGCCAGATAAAAAGATCCACAGACCACTCCGCGCACGTCCGGCAGCAGCGCGAGGAGCTCTGAATAGGCGGATTCGCGATCGACAACTCTAACCGGCAAACCCTGTTCACGGGCGATTTCCGCGAGTTGTTCTGCTGGAAGACTGCGTGGCGTCGGAGCCTCGGTTATCCAAAGCTCTTCTACACTGCCTCGCAGCTCCGCCAACGAAGTCCGCGCATCCTTGTCCTTCATCATCGCCACCAACGCGATCGTCTTCTGGAACCTCTTGTCCTGTTTCAAGGCAGCCGCAAGCTCACGGAACGATGCCGGATTATGGCAGGTATCCACCAGCACATTCGGGTGCTTCACCAGATATTGCTGGCGCGCGTCCAGCCGCAGACCTGACAAGCCGACAACGATGTCTGCTTCAGTCAGCAGGGAATCCAGACTCCTCGAGGAAGCCAACGCAACTGCAAAATTGTGTCGCTGGTGCTCGCCGTCCAGTTCCAGGCAAATCTCCGCGGAGAACTCCGGACTGCGGAACTTCAGACGCCGGTTGCTCGTTCCTTCAATGTGAAAGTCAACACCCTCGATGTGCAAAGGTGAGTTCTCTATCAGGGACTTCGCCAGCAGCATGTTGACCGCATCACCCTGCTGCTTGGTAGTGAAAGCGTTCGAATTCGGTTTGATGATACCGCTCTTGTCCAGAGCAATCTCTTTCAGAGTCTTACCCAGAATATCGGTGTGATCGAAGTCAATCTTCGTAAACACAGCGGTCGTTTGTTGCAGAACGTTCGTCGCATCAAAGCTCCCGCCGAGTCCGGTCTCCACTACATGTGCGGATGTGCCGAGCCGTTTCGACACCCACAGATAGAAGACGAACACGGTCTCGAAGTACGTCAACTCAATACGTTGATCACGCGCAATTCCCTGACGAATGTGGTCCACCCCTTC
Protein-coding sequences here:
- the mutM gene encoding bifunctional DNA-formamidopyrimidine glycosylase/DNA-(apurinic or apyrimidinic site) lyase, yielding MPELPEVETAVRELRPKLKGRVLRGAWSRVPRQLGNTSVKQFSKLVNGQRVQDVKRRGKYILLELEQGVLLVHLRMTGRLFVAATEQEPHIHLRAGFPLDDGHDTLYFKDVRTLGTMRFYGDAKVSRELSGLGWEPLEEQIGAAQLKSVLKTRTQAIKPVLLDQTIWAGIGNIYASEVCWVAGIDPRKAANRLTLAQCAALCDAVPEVLSSALERGGSTLRDFMSPDGKYGSYQKEFRVYDRAGEACLCCGGVIKRLVQAQRSTFFCPKCQKRGRV
- a CDS encoding T9SS type A sorting domain-containing protein — protein: MFSHKSLLLAVVLLLTGSTLHAEYIAAKLATSFVNSTSVTDGVFSGWQVMRSSEDASTVLLWGQPVSLGRRSPEEVAIVVQRELSLDSEFELLANNPAPARTYLVYRQIVQGHPVLSGRLDIVLNRQGEVSRVRISDFSEWHVAATHKLSQFVAGDYLAAILEPANWQVENDATFACWYPDLATRSLRPAYWLKLAGPLSHQRHAGIVDASNGEIILEWSGIAHDVFNLSMELPYWQPYDHSPVAFGPCAFQNVSINDASYVTSLSGTVNTEAGSHADVINSLTGTYVWVTNDDTGEESLRAGQWNAPFGPVIWNWTTDDATRPELNLYYHTEFVHDWYKVLDPAYNALDYPMPAVANYGSSYDNAFWNGYGTYYGSGSTYGNFAMFSDVIYHEYNHGVTDGVYPEGMLPYTGQSGAMNEAWSDYFACTINNDPLMGEWLTGNPNSSLRNLESTIRFPQNWVGQVHTDSPFISAPLWRLRNWLGAGYTDSLGHFARYALSETFFDYLVAVLEADDLDGNLTNGTPHDAEIYEAFGRSGIGPGTAPHFQIQSIVFDDGQSGNGLLEAGETAALTFTLFNDVDLFPPAAANVQLNASVSDPLLSLSNATFNLGTLGPRDSMTIGPVQVSVAGNSHDHWGVIHLTISADQLEFPFETTLEFTIGIPKLHVVTRDMSSDVDKYVTGTLREMDRIYQHKRVAPGSTLDLSLLPDTGMVIWLSGNLVNSGLTAEDQTVLENFVTGGGRLVMSGKRILGGLEGSDFAREFLGVDDNGVSRIRMTTTMASPFPPDESYLLTGSGGAANQDSMTILELVGEADAVLRYGPAGANYAGIVGPVSQRTLVLGFGMEAVADNTPIGNRPRSEFLAHILEWAGQPMSTPEFDSPAVAPNDFALQAAYPNPFNSSVRIEYTIGAAREASLLIYDVLGREVHRTMLTSLNGSYDWTPTLASGVYFAVLHSAQQITPPQKLLLMR